The following are encoded in a window of Doryrhamphus excisus isolate RoL2022-K1 chromosome 16, RoL_Dexc_1.0, whole genome shotgun sequence genomic DNA:
- the c1qtnf12 gene encoding adipolin, whose product MRCGYAPLAVALAALWTYCVLDAVEAKKERRRPKESSPQHTETYNATLSNSEEESGILKVSDQQRVDPLGSWMDFVKRPVGNFPAKCRKRKRPLPGPAGPPGPPGPQGPPGSPGAEVTQEVLLQEFKEMIKEATERRTAALERQSVSSQPPVTLLTLQEDMTPCRRIQEAFQCKLKGPVVVDKKTLMELQNFQTPPAKGAFLRGSGMDKSTGRFTAPVSGIYQFSANVHIDHSEVKRSKSQLKARDNIRVLICIESLCHRYTSLEMIVGLESNSRTFSVSVQGLLELQAGQYTSIFVDNAASAAVTIQNGSDFMGVLLGV is encoded by the exons ATGCGGTGTGGGTACGCTCCGCTGGCTGTGGCGCTGGCGGCGTTGTGGACGTACTGTGTTCTGGATGCAGTGGAAGccaagaaggagaggaggaggccGAAAGAGAGTTCGCCACAACACACCGAGACCTACAACGCGACTCTGTCAAACAGTGAAGAAGAGTCCGGAATCCTGAAG GTTTCCGACCAGCAGAGAGTGGATCCACTGGGATCATGGATGGACTTTGTCAAAAGACCTGTTGGCAACTTCCCGGCCAAATGTCGCAAAAGGAAAAGACCTCTG CCGGGTCCAGCTGGTCCCCCGGGTCCTCCAGGCCCACAAGGCCCACCCGGCTCACCTGGAGCTGAGGTGACACAGGAAGTTCTTCTGCAGGAGTTCAAAGAGATGATCAAAG AGGCCACAGAGAGGCGGACCGCGGCCCTAGAAAGACAGTCCGTATCCAGCCAGCCGCCCGTTACTCTCCTCACGCTGCAGGAGGACATGACCCCCTGCCGGCGGATCCAGGAGGCCTTCCAATGCAAGCTCAAAGGACCCGTGGTGGTCGACAAGAAGACTCTGATGGAGCTCCAGAACTTCCAAACC CCGCCGGCTAAGGGAGCCTTCCTCAGAGGGTCTGGCATGGACAAGTCCACCGGGAGATTCACGGCCCCCGTCTCAGGGATCTACCAGTTCTCTGCCAATGTCCACATTG ATCACAGCGAGGTGAAGAGAAGCAAGAGCCAACTCAAGGCCAGAGACAACATTCGAGTTCTCATCTGCATCGAGTCGCTGTGCCACAGATACAC GTCGTTGGAGATGATTGTGGGCTTGGAGAGCAACAGCCGGACCTTCAGCGTGAGCGTTCAAGGACTCCTGGAGCTCCAG GCCGGCCAGTACACGTCCATCTTTGTGGACAACGCCGCCAGCGCCGCCGTGACCATCCAGAACGGCTCCGACTTTATGGGCGTGCTCCTGGGCGTGTAG